A stretch of Castanea sativa cultivar Marrone di Chiusa Pesio chromosome 2, ASM4071231v1 DNA encodes these proteins:
- the LOC142624302 gene encoding zinc finger BED domain-containing protein DAYSLEEPER-like — protein sequence MIRLLLNKFDTSSLMLSGSVLHIRCAAHILNLIVQDKLSLISDVVAAILDPRYKMKLLEFYYPNIYDYEGSSHVLASTSNEVVQIKRRLSGVMSYFDLFVNNSSSISKKHGSTRMEFDHFIDEGVLKRNEDFDILAWWKSNGLKYSTLQRIARKILVISVTTVTSEFAFSTIGRLLSPHSSWLHPNTVEAMMCTQN from the exons ATGATAAGACTTCTCTTGAACAAGTTTGATACTAGTTCTCTTATGTTGAGTGGGTCTGTGTTGCATATAAGGTGTGCTgcacatattttgaatttgattgttcAAGATAAGTTGTCTCTTATTAGTGATG TTGTTGCTGCCATCTTGGATCCAAGATATAAGATGAAGTTATTGGAGTTTTATTATCCTAACATTTATG ATTATGAAGGAAGTTCTCATGTGCTTGCAAGTACTTCAAATGAAGTGGTACAAATTAAACGTAGGTTGAGTGGAGTAATGTcatattttgatttgtttgttaaCAATAGTTCAAGTATTTCAAAGAAACATGGGAGTACTAGAATGGAATTTGATCATTTCATTGATGAGGGAGTGTTGAAAAGGAATGAGGACTTTGATATTTTGGCATGGTGGAAAAGTAATGGCCTCAAATATTCTACTTTACAAAGGATTGCAAggaaaattttagttatttctGTCACAACTGTTACTTCAGAATTTGCCTTTAGCACTATTGGGAGACTATTAAGTCCACACAGTAGTTGGCTTCATCCCAACACTGTAGAGGCAATGATGTGTACTCAAAATTAG